A genomic window from Pirellulaceae bacterium includes:
- the cobA gene encoding uroporphyrinogen-III C-methyltransferase produces MNSRGIVYFVGAGPGDPGLITLRGLERLRQADVILFDYLVNPAILEHAAAEADQICLGRHGRSTIWSQTAINARLVKEALQGKTVVRLKGGDPMVFGRASEELGSVSDAGIPFEVIPGVTAALAGASCAGLPITHREHASAVAFITGQENPAKKQNSIDFQALARFPGTLVFYMGITTSRYWSQQLIQAGMSAKTPVTLIRRCSWPDQQTLRCSLHEVANQVTPYQKFPPPAIAIVGDINHQPTQDWFESKPLFGQSILVTRPQDQAAQLANELRDLGANVLRQPAIAIKAPDSWAEVDRAIDRLSEYDWILFTSSNGVRRFLDRIFERGQDLRLLGTNRLAAVGTRTANTLQEYHLQVDLRPDKSFRSESLAEALKEEAAGKRFLLPRASRGRELLADELRKEGAEVDCITVYRHVDVTTAAPEIAAKVSANEVDWVTVTSSAIAHSLVRLFGDDLHQIKIATISSLTSASMKELGFSVTAEAAEATNDGILQAILSTQD; encoded by the coding sequence ATGAATTCAAGGGGCATCGTTTACTTTGTGGGGGCTGGCCCAGGAGATCCTGGCCTAATTACGCTACGTGGCTTGGAGCGATTACGACAAGCCGACGTTATTTTATTCGACTACCTGGTAAATCCCGCAATTTTAGAGCATGCAGCAGCCGAGGCGGATCAGATTTGCCTCGGCCGGCACGGACGTTCCACCATTTGGTCGCAAACGGCAATCAATGCTCGCTTGGTCAAGGAAGCGTTGCAAGGTAAAACGGTCGTGCGGCTGAAAGGTGGCGATCCGATGGTTTTCGGGAGAGCGTCCGAAGAGCTAGGCAGCGTGAGCGACGCCGGAATTCCGTTTGAAGTCATTCCTGGTGTCACTGCCGCCCTGGCAGGAGCCAGCTGCGCGGGTCTTCCCATTACCCACCGCGAACATGCCTCGGCCGTTGCCTTCATCACCGGGCAAGAAAATCCGGCAAAAAAACAGAACTCCATCGACTTCCAGGCGCTGGCGCGCTTCCCCGGCACATTAGTCTTCTACATGGGCATCACGACCTCGAGGTATTGGAGTCAACAACTCATCCAGGCCGGAATGTCCGCCAAGACCCCGGTCACCTTGATTCGACGGTGCAGCTGGCCAGACCAACAGACGCTGCGATGCTCACTCCACGAAGTCGCAAATCAGGTAACCCCTTACCAAAAGTTTCCACCTCCTGCGATCGCCATTGTAGGTGACATCAACCATCAACCAACTCAGGATTGGTTTGAAAGCAAACCCCTTTTCGGGCAATCGATCCTAGTGACTCGTCCCCAGGATCAAGCGGCTCAACTGGCAAACGAGCTGCGCGATTTGGGTGCGAATGTGTTACGTCAACCAGCGATTGCGATCAAGGCACCGGACAGCTGGGCCGAAGTCGACCGTGCTATCGACCGACTTTCCGAATACGACTGGATTCTTTTCACAAGTTCGAATGGCGTTCGTCGATTTCTGGATCGCATCTTCGAGCGGGGACAGGACCTGCGACTCCTTGGCACAAACAGGCTCGCCGCCGTGGGGACCCGCACAGCGAACACCCTGCAAGAATATCACCTACAGGTGGATCTCCGCCCCGACAAATCTTTCCGATCGGAAAGCCTCGCTGAGGCGCTCAAGGAAGAAGCCGCTGGAAAGCGATTCCTCCTGCCACGAGCCAGCCGCGGACGAGAACTCCTTGCTGATGAGCTGCGAAAAGAGGGGGCCGAAGTCGACTGCATCACCGTCTACCGCCACGTTGATGTCACCACTGCGGCACCCGAAATAGCAGCCAAAGTATCGGCAAATGAAGTCGATTGGGTCACGGTGACAAGCTCGGCGATCGCCCACTCATTGGTGAGACTCTTCGGGGACGACCTGCATCAAATTAAAATCGCCACAATCAGCTCCCTGACCTCAGCATCCATGAAAGAACTCGGATTTTCCGTCACAGCTGAGGCCGCCGAAGCGACGAACGATGGCATCCTTCAAGCCATCTTGTCCACCCAAGATTAA
- the rpsT gene encoding 30S ribosomal protein S20, producing MPNTASAKKRLRQSFVRRERNRSIKSAVRTQMKKVREAIKAGEIEKAEAEYKDAAKGLDRAGARNILHPNTTSRYKSRLQRLITKAKQAT from the coding sequence ATGCCAAATACTGCCAGCGCAAAAAAACGTTTACGTCAAAGTTTTGTTCGTCGCGAGCGAAATCGGTCGATTAAGTCGGCTGTTCGAACTCAGATGAAGAAGGTTCGCGAAGCCATTAAGGCCGGCGAGATTGAAAAGGCGGAAGCCGAATATAAGGATGCGGCCAAAGGTCTTGACCGTGCGGGAGCCCGCAATATTTTGCACCCCAACACGACTTCTCGTTACAAGTCGCGCCTTCAGCGACTAATCACAAAGGCTAAGCAGGCTACCTGA
- a CDS encoding dihydroorotate dehydrogenase electron transfer subunit, translating to MMQTDSAVFADHASQHRVAILENSQIAADTFRLRFGCPAIAEQVTPGQFLMLRLANWSDPLIGRPLAMYDTQTGKDGRPDSVDVVYIVGGKMTQRLARFQVGEEIDVWGPLGNGFPPQITDHLIMVAGGIGQTPFLALAKEHLGVQVFGLSPRQVRPVSRVTLCYGARSEALLAGVNDFQAAGVDVQISTDDGSAGRPGLVTDLLETILDRDATEHPKTKARIVCCGPEPMMQAVAGIAARRKVPAQVSLETPMACGIGICFTCVARVKDAHGESDFRRTCVEGPVFDADRIEWN from the coding sequence ATGATGCAAACAGACTCCGCCGTTTTCGCCGATCACGCCTCACAACATCGTGTGGCGATCCTTGAGAACTCCCAAATTGCCGCGGACACCTTCCGTTTGCGATTCGGCTGTCCAGCCATCGCAGAGCAAGTCACTCCCGGGCAGTTCCTCATGCTTCGGCTGGCAAATTGGTCAGACCCACTGATCGGTCGCCCTTTGGCGATGTATGACACCCAAACGGGCAAAGACGGCCGGCCCGACTCGGTGGATGTGGTTTATATCGTGGGTGGCAAGATGACGCAACGGCTCGCCCGTTTCCAAGTTGGGGAAGAAATCGATGTCTGGGGCCCCTTGGGAAATGGCTTCCCTCCCCAGATCACGGACCACTTGATCATGGTCGCCGGCGGTATCGGTCAGACACCATTTTTAGCACTCGCCAAGGAGCATCTCGGAGTGCAAGTCTTTGGTCTTTCACCGCGGCAGGTTAGACCGGTGAGTCGAGTTACTCTTTGTTATGGGGCGCGGTCAGAAGCGTTGTTGGCCGGCGTCAACGACTTTCAAGCGGCCGGCGTCGACGTGCAAATCAGCACCGATGACGGCTCAGCAGGGCGTCCTGGATTAGTCACCGACTTGCTCGAGACAATTCTTGACCGCGACGCGACGGAGCACCCTAAGACAAAAGCACGGATCGTGTGTTGTGGGCCGGAACCGATGATGCAAGCGGTGGCCGGCATCGCAGCGCGGAGAAAGGTTCCCGCACAAGTTTCGCTCGAAACCCCAATGGCGTGCGGGATTGGCATTTGCTTCACCTGCGTCGCTCGGGTGAAAGACGCCCACGGGGAGTCCGATTTCCGCCGAACTTGCGTGGAGGGACCTGTGTTCGATGCAGATCGGATTGAGTGGAACTGA
- a CDS encoding pseudouridine synthase — MAKRPTRQTPSKGAPRLQKVLATAGFGSRRQCEELIVTGRVEIDRKVVDELGTRVDDQNQEIRVDGQRVSIPRLKYFALNKPTGIISTAKDPWARTRVIDLVDDPDRMFTVGRLDKSSSGLILITNDGDLANHLAHPRYSIPKTYRVTVVGKPTADTLRKLRAGIHLSDGKVRAQAVRMKRAHESKSVLEIVLTEGRNREIRRMLAQVGHKVQQLTRISIGSLRLGELPIGAHRELTRDEVRRLKQLTETPVKSPAKARKKASSEPTRGGKSSKKGPRGAISGGRPRSNRGKSRRTERPAKRK; from the coding sequence ATGGCCAAGCGTCCAACTCGCCAAACCCCCTCAAAAGGGGCCCCTCGCCTACAAAAAGTGCTGGCAACTGCAGGTTTTGGCAGTCGACGACAGTGCGAAGAACTAATTGTTACCGGTCGAGTTGAAATCGACCGCAAGGTGGTCGACGAGCTTGGCACGCGTGTGGACGACCAAAACCAAGAAATCCGGGTGGACGGCCAACGTGTCTCAATTCCTCGACTGAAATATTTCGCGTTGAACAAACCAACGGGCATCATCTCGACCGCCAAGGACCCCTGGGCCCGGACGCGTGTAATTGACCTGGTCGACGATCCTGATCGGATGTTCACAGTTGGCCGACTCGACAAATCAAGCTCCGGCCTGATCCTGATCACGAACGATGGCGATCTCGCTAATCACCTGGCCCATCCACGATACAGCATTCCCAAAACGTATCGAGTGACGGTGGTCGGCAAGCCCACGGCCGACACGCTACGGAAGCTAAGAGCGGGCATTCATCTTTCCGATGGCAAAGTTCGGGCCCAAGCGGTTCGGATGAAGCGAGCCCACGAGAGCAAGTCCGTCTTGGAAATTGTTTTGACAGAGGGCCGCAACCGAGAAATTCGCAGAATGCTGGCCCAAGTCGGTCATAAAGTCCAGCAACTCACCCGAATTTCCATCGGCAGCCTTCGCCTGGGAGAACTCCCCATCGGGGCCCATCGAGAATTAACGCGAGATGAAGTCCGTCGTCTGAAACAGCTGACAGAGACGCCGGTCAAGTCACCAGCGAAAGCGCGTAAGAAGGCTTCCAGCGAGCCGACGCGTGGTGGCAAATCGTCCAAAAAGGGGCCGAGAGGAGCCATCTCTGGCGGACGGCCACGCAGCAACCGCGGCAAGTCTCGACGAACGGAACGACCTGCAAAAAGAAAATAG
- a CDS encoding class I mannose-6-phosphate isomerase: MPSLYPLRFKPTFRRYLWGGRRLETVLHKPLGPGDDYAESWEIVDHGQDQSIVAHGELAGSTLNQIVTDFPEQLFGKQPPFDSFPLLFKFLDAKLDLSVQVHPNDEQGSRLDPPDLGKTEAWVILDSEPESQLYAGLKRGFDQAALAREVARGTTELCLNSFHPESGQCLFIPAGLVHAIGAGLLVAEIQQSSDTTFRLFDWNRVDGNGEPRQLHIKESLETINYDFGPAAPQTPQPTSDPSRERLVLCDKFVLDRQTGDSTTEIGGDQRFHILAVLKGSLRVSNDPAPSALTLGQTMLLPAASGRCQIEPTEQSTWLDIYLPSAKDLSVE; this comes from the coding sequence ATGCCCTCGCTCTATCCTCTCCGCTTTAAACCCACATTTCGCCGCTATCTTTGGGGTGGACGGCGACTGGAAACCGTACTGCATAAGCCACTTGGACCTGGTGATGATTATGCAGAAAGCTGGGAAATCGTCGATCATGGCCAAGACCAAAGCATCGTCGCCCACGGCGAACTGGCCGGTTCCACTTTAAACCAAATCGTTACCGATTTCCCCGAACAACTGTTTGGTAAACAGCCCCCCTTTGACTCATTCCCACTCTTATTCAAATTCTTGGATGCCAAACTTGACCTATCTGTTCAAGTTCACCCGAACGACGAACAAGGAAGTCGATTGGATCCGCCCGACCTGGGAAAAACCGAAGCCTGGGTCATCTTGGACTCCGAACCAGAAAGCCAACTGTACGCAGGGCTCAAGCGTGGATTCGATCAGGCAGCCCTCGCACGAGAAGTGGCACGTGGGACAACGGAACTGTGCTTAAACAGCTTTCACCCAGAATCGGGCCAGTGCCTCTTCATTCCCGCCGGCCTCGTCCACGCGATTGGAGCTGGGCTTTTAGTTGCTGAAATTCAACAATCCAGCGACACAACATTTCGGCTGTTCGACTGGAACCGCGTCGATGGCAATGGAGAGCCGCGACAATTACATATCAAGGAATCGCTGGAAACGATCAATTACGATTTCGGTCCTGCTGCGCCCCAAACCCCGCAACCCACCTCTGACCCATCGCGTGAACGACTCGTCCTGTGCGATAAGTTCGTACTCGACCGGCAGACGGGCGACTCTACGACAGAGATCGGAGGTGACCAACGGTTTCACATCCTTGCCGTTCTCAAGGGAAGCCTGAGAGTATCGAATGATCCTGCCCCGTCCGCATTAACCCTCGGGCAAACGATGCTTTTGCCAGCCGCCAGTGGCCGCTGCCAAATTGAACCAACGGAACAGTCGACTTGGCTTGATATTTACTTGCCTTCGGCGAAAGATCTGAGCGTCGAGTGA
- the tatC gene encoding twin-arginine translocase subunit TatC has translation MVQQPNEDLFEPSKMTFGEHLEELRVCLVRALIGLAIGFLIGLLFAGAVVRKIEVPLKSALDKFYFEKAVSELKSEYGKDVPADLQSFMQADQMVYEEVYWETIEIERILDSLNSTNLEIDESVEQITGKVVVGAGPGPPTSVFVKTRIWKPLDARITSLSAHEPFMIWLKAALITGAVISSPWVFWHVWSFVAAGLYPHEKNHVYFVVPFSLGLFLAGAAMAFFFVFEPVLEFLFGFNKLMKIDPDPRISEWMSFVLFLPLGFGISFQLPLVMLVLDRIGVMSVKTYLEKWRIAVLVIFVVAMLLTPADPISMLLMAGPLTCLYFGGIALCHWLPKRKNPFGEGYDPA, from the coding sequence ATGGTCCAACAGCCAAACGAAGATCTCTTTGAACCGAGCAAAATGACTTTTGGTGAGCACCTGGAAGAACTCCGGGTCTGCTTAGTGCGAGCGCTGATTGGACTCGCGATTGGCTTTTTGATCGGGTTGCTCTTTGCAGGGGCCGTGGTTCGCAAAATCGAAGTTCCGCTCAAGTCTGCTTTGGACAAGTTCTACTTTGAAAAGGCTGTCAGCGAGTTAAAGTCCGAGTATGGGAAAGATGTGCCTGCCGACTTACAGAGTTTTATGCAGGCAGACCAAATGGTTTACGAGGAGGTGTATTGGGAGACTATTGAAATCGAGCGAATTTTAGACAGCTTGAATTCAACCAATCTGGAAATTGACGAGTCGGTCGAACAGATCACTGGTAAGGTTGTCGTCGGGGCCGGACCTGGTCCTCCCACCTCGGTTTTCGTCAAGACTCGTATTTGGAAGCCTTTGGATGCTCGCATCACATCGCTTAGTGCTCATGAGCCGTTCATGATCTGGCTCAAGGCAGCGCTGATTACTGGGGCGGTGATTTCGAGTCCCTGGGTGTTTTGGCACGTCTGGTCGTTTGTCGCTGCTGGGTTGTATCCCCACGAGAAAAATCATGTCTACTTTGTGGTGCCCTTTAGTTTGGGCCTTTTTTTGGCGGGAGCCGCCATGGCCTTCTTCTTTGTTTTTGAGCCGGTCTTAGAGTTTCTTTTCGGTTTCAATAAACTCATGAAGATCGATCCCGATCCGCGTATCAGCGAGTGGATGAGTTTTGTGTTGTTTCTGCCGCTGGGGTTTGGGATTAGTTTTCAGTTACCTCTCGTGATGCTGGTGCTCGATCGCATTGGAGTGATGAGTGTCAAAACCTATCTGGAAAAATGGCGGATCGCTGTGCTCGTGATCTTCGTGGTGGCCATGTTGTTGACCCCTGCTGATCCGATCAGCATGTTGTTGATGGCCGGCCCGCTTACCTGCCTTTACTTTGGCGGAATCGCCCTGTGTCATTGGCTGCCCAAGCGGAAAAATCCTTTTGGGGAAGGTTATGATCCTGCCTAA
- a CDS encoding P-II family nitrogen regulator codes for MKLIIAIIQPHRLESVKAALTEVEVFRLTVMDCQGFGRQKGHVEVYRGHEFSVNLVRKVQLQIAVNDEFVEPTIDAIIKGGRSDDKGEIGDGKIFVLPLDDCLRIRTGERGSEAI; via the coding sequence ATGAAACTGATAATTGCCATCATTCAGCCGCATCGCCTGGAATCGGTCAAGGCCGCACTCACCGAGGTGGAAGTTTTTCGTCTCACCGTGATGGACTGTCAAGGCTTTGGTCGGCAAAAAGGCCATGTCGAAGTTTATCGTGGGCATGAGTTCTCAGTAAACTTGGTGCGAAAGGTCCAGTTGCAAATCGCGGTCAACGACGAATTCGTAGAGCCCACGATCGACGCCATTATCAAAGGAGGTCGCTCCGACGATAAAGGCGAAATCGGTGACGGAAAAATCTTTGTCCTTCCACTGGATGATTGCCTACGAATCCGAACAGGCGAGCGCGGCTCCGAAGCGATCTAG